A single Lactuca sativa cultivar Salinas chromosome 8, Lsat_Salinas_v11, whole genome shotgun sequence DNA region contains:
- the LOC111880296 gene encoding uncharacterized protein LOC111880296, which translates to MQENTYASYYQQVKIILNRWEKMNIPLHCLGFALNPRFYDRQYLQKMTPGGMKRKPPNLDKEVMQGVMESFNRISENEEEGRSLREQFVTFHMTKCIYSTAETQTYALTIDPIDWWSTYGAKTPNLAFVAKKVLSQPVSSSLAERNWSTYSYIHNVKRNRLNEKRADKLVYIHSNIQLVSRFHESYKSGPHKKWDINPKSTYIEGSSSRLDDMIWENLDEENVENGQGKRQWVD; encoded by the coding sequence ATGCAAGAAAATACTTATGCTAGCTATTACCAACAAGTGAAGATAATTTTAAATAGATGGGAGAAGATGAATATCCCACTACATTGTTTGGGGTTTGCATTAAACCCACGGTTTTATGATAGGCAATATCTTCAAAAAATGACACCTGGTGGTATGAAAAGGAAACCACCAAATTTAGACAAAGAGGTTATGCAAGGTGTCATGGAATCCTTCAATAGAATTTCTGAAAATGAAGAGGAGGGGCGATCGTTACGAGAGCAATTCGTAACATTCCATATGACGAAATGTATCTACTCTACAGCGGAAACACAAACTTATGCTTTGACAATTGATCCAATAGATTGGTGGTCTACCTATGGAGCCAAAACCCCAAATTTGGCCTTTGTAGCAAAGAAGGTACTTTCACAACCTGTTAGTAGCTCGTTGGCGGAAAGGAATTGGAGTACGTATTCTTATATTCATAATGTGAAAAGAAACCGGTTGAATGAAAAAAGAGCCGACAAATTGGTTTACATTCACTCCAACATTCAACTCGTATCTCGTTTCCATGAATCATACAAATCTGGCCCACACAAAAAGTGGGACATCAATCCCAAAAGCACTTACATTGAAGGCTCAAGTTCTCGATTAGATGACATGATTTGGGAGAATTTAGATGAAGAAAATGTGGAAAATGGACAAGGAAAAAGGCAATGGGTAGATTGA